From one Enterobacter kobei genomic stretch:
- the cpxP gene encoding cell-envelope stress modulator CpxP — protein MRNVTAAVMASSLAFSAASQATADVTGDNWHPSDGLTQRSSQSNMFDGISLTEHQRQQLRDLMQRARHDQPPVNVNDVETMHDLVTAQKFDENAVRAQAEKMAQEQVARQVEMARVRNQMYHLLTPEQQAVLHKKHDQRMEQLRDVARMQQSSSLKLSSSSSTGSNQ, from the coding sequence ATGCGCAATGTTACCGCTGCCGTCATGGCCTCAAGCCTGGCATTCAGTGCAGCCAGCCAGGCAACTGCAGACGTAACAGGCGATAACTGGCATCCGTCAGATGGACTTACTCAGCGTAGCAGCCAGAGCAACATGTTTGATGGAATTAGTTTAACCGAACATCAGCGACAGCAGTTACGCGATCTCATGCAGCGGGCACGGCACGATCAGCCCCCGGTGAATGTGAACGACGTGGAGACAATGCACGACCTTGTCACCGCACAAAAATTTGATGAAAACGCAGTGCGTGCTCAGGCAGAAAAAATGGCACAAGAACAGGTGGCTCGCCAGGTCGAAATGGCCCGGGTGCGCAATCAGATGTACCACCTGCTAACGCCAGAGCAGCAAGCGGTTTTACACAAGAAACACGATCAGCGAATGGAACAACTGCGCGATGTCGCGCGAATGCAGCAAAGTTCGTCGCTGAAGTTATCGAGTAGCAGCAGTACCGGTAGTAACCAGTAA
- the cpxR gene encoding envelope stress response regulator transcription factor CpxR, giving the protein MNKILLVDDDRELTSLLKELLDMEGFEVLVAHDGEQALDLLDDSIDLLLLDVMMPKKNGIDTLKELRQTHQTPVIMLTARGSELDRVLGLELGADDYLPKPFNDRELVARIRAILRRSHWSEQQQNSDNGSPTLEVDALSLNPGRQEASFDGQSLELTGTEFTLLYLLAQHLGQVVSREHLSQEVLGKRLTPFDRAIDMHISNLRRKLPERKDGHPWFKTLRGRGYLMVSAS; this is encoded by the coding sequence ATGAATAAAATCCTGTTAGTTGATGATGACCGAGAGCTTACATCCCTGTTAAAGGAACTGCTCGACATGGAAGGTTTTGAGGTGTTGGTTGCCCATGATGGGGAACAAGCGCTCGACCTCCTTGACGACAGTATCGATTTACTTTTGCTCGACGTTATGATGCCGAAGAAAAACGGTATTGATACACTTAAAGAGCTTCGTCAGACACACCAGACGCCCGTTATTATGTTGACTGCACGCGGCAGCGAACTTGATCGCGTACTCGGCCTTGAGCTGGGCGCAGATGATTATCTGCCTAAACCCTTCAATGACCGCGAGCTGGTTGCGCGCATTCGCGCCATCCTGCGCCGTTCACACTGGAGCGAACAGCAGCAAAACAGCGATAACGGTTCCCCTACTTTAGAAGTTGACGCCTTAAGCCTCAATCCAGGCCGTCAGGAAGCCAGCTTTGATGGACAGTCGCTGGAACTCACCGGCACTGAATTCACGCTGCTTTATCTGCTGGCGCAACATCTGGGCCAGGTCGTTTCTCGTGAGCATCTGAGCCAGGAAGTGCTGGGTAAGCGCTTAACGCCGTTCGATCGCGCCATCGATATGCACATTTCCAACCTGCGCCGTAAATTGCCTGAACGCAAAGACGGACACCCGTGGTTTAAAACCCTGCGTGGTCGCGGCTATCTGATGGTTTCTGCTTCATGA